GGCATCGATAACCAGACGTACTACAAGCTGCACCCCGACGACAGCCGGTATTACATGGACTACACCGGCACCGGCAACACGCTGGATCCGGGGGACTCCTACGTGCTGCAGCTGATCATGGACAGCCTGCGGTACTGGGTGAACGAGATGCACGTCGACGGCTTCCGCTTCGATCTGGCGTCGACGCTCGCTCGCGAGCTGTACGACATCAACATGCTGGCCCCGTTCTTCAAGATCATCCAGCAGGACCCGGTGCTCTCGCAGGTGAAGCTCATTGCCGAGCCGTGGGACGTCGGTCCCGGCGGCTATCAGGTCGGCGGCTTCCCATGGCAGTGGGCCGAGTGGAATGGGCGCTACCGCGACACCGTGCGCGGCTACTGGAAGGGCGATTCCGGTCTGAACGGAGAGATGGCAACCCGCATGGCAGGCTCCAGCGATCTCTACGAGCGGAGCGGGCGCAGACCTTTTGCGTCGATCAACTTTATCACGGCGCATGACGGCTTCACGCTGCACGACCTCGTTAGCTACGAGCGCAAGCACAACGAAGCCAACAAGGAAGGGAACCGCGACGGCCACGACCACAACCTGTCGACGAATTGCGGGAAAGAGGGCCCGAGCAACTCGCCGAAAGTTGTAGAATGTCGCCAGCGGCGGAAGCGCAGCTTGATGGCGACACTTCTGCTCAGTCAGGGGGTGCCGATGATCCTCGGAGGCGACGAGCTCTCGCACACGCGGCGAGGCAACAACAATCCGTACTGCCAGGATAATGAGATCACCTGGTACGACTGGGACCTCGACGAGGACGAGAAGAAGTTTCTCACGTTCGTTCAGAAGCTCACCGAGTTTCGCCGCAAGCACCCGAGCTTCCGTCGGCGCCACTTCCTTTCGCCGGCCGACACCGAGAACGGCACCGGCGATGTCCTCTGGTGGCATCCCGAGGGGCGCGCCATGGAGCATGATGACTGGGCGGACGACTCGCTGAGCGGCTTCGGGTTCTTGCTCCGCGGCGAACTACCGGACGTCGACATGCGCGGCGACGAGATGATCGACGACAGCTTCCTCGTGCTCATGAATCAGGGCGATGAGCCCATCGAGTATACCCTTCCCGAGGAAACCAACGAGCTGGAGGATAAAACGTGTCAGGCGTGGGAGCTTGTGCCGGAGCTGGCGGAGATGGTCGATCCGGACGGTCCGTTCCAGCCGGGCGACACGTTGGAGCTCGGGCCGCATCTGCTCGTGGCTCTGAAAGCGAAGCGGTAGGAGATTCTGGATTGAGGATTGGGGATGCTTAATTGGATTCCATCCGTGACGGACGATTATCTCGCTGATATTTTCGCCGTTTGCAGTAGGCTACAGGTTGTCGATCGGGCTTTTGACGCCGTGTGGGACTCGGTTGGCGACATGGACATACTGCATCGTTGTGCGCAGATCCGAGTGGCCGAGCAGTTTCTGGACTGTACGTACGTCATAGCCGTCTTCAATGAGGTGGGTAGCAAAGCTGTGCCGGAGCGTGTGGCAGGTTACTCGCTTTGAAATCCTCGCACGTGCGCACGCCCGTTTGATTGTCTTGCGGACGGTGGAAGGGGAACGGTGGTGACGGCATTCCACGCCGCTTCGGGGGTGTTGCGTGGTTCGCGTCGACGGAAACAGGTAAAACCAGATCCAACTCCTTGATGCCGCTCGGTATTTTCGGTCTAGTGCTGTGGGGAGCGAGACCGGCGGATCTCCCGCGCACCTATCTCTTTCGTATACGCGTCGAGCTGTCTCAAGCTGC
The DNA window shown above is from Longibacter salinarum and carries:
- the glgX gene encoding glycogen debranching protein GlgX; the protein is MTSLAVDSSTDLSGDSSNPRPSDPESFIPGSPGHGNGPVSPARRYPPRYRSEPSHRQKGLTIRPGLPYPRGATWDGIGVNFVLHSANADRVELLLFDHPDDSAPSVTFDLPERTGPIWHGYVTNLRPGQLYGYRVYGPYDPASGHRFNPNKVLLDPYAKAIGRPLRWDDSLFGYHVGSDKEDLSFDDRDSAPYAPLGAVVEDTFAWGNDRLPSIPWKDTLIYETHVKGLTKRHPDVPESLRGTYLGISSEPIIDHFKDLGVTTVQLLPVHAKLQDRFLLEKGLRNYWGYNTLAYFAPEPEYSTNGPVTAVRDFKMMVRALHNAGLEVIIDVVYNHTCEGSHLGPTLSLRGIDNQTYYKLHPDDSRYYMDYTGTGNTLDPGDSYVLQLIMDSLRYWVNEMHVDGFRFDLASTLARELYDINMLAPFFKIIQQDPVLSQVKLIAEPWDVGPGGYQVGGFPWQWAEWNGRYRDTVRGYWKGDSGLNGEMATRMAGSSDLYERSGRRPFASINFITAHDGFTLHDLVSYERKHNEANKEGNRDGHDHNLSTNCGKEGPSNSPKVVECRQRRKRSLMATLLLSQGVPMILGGDELSHTRRGNNNPYCQDNEITWYDWDLDEDEKKFLTFVQKLTEFRRKHPSFRRRHFLSPADTENGTGDVLWWHPEGRAMEHDDWADDSLSGFGFLLRGELPDVDMRGDEMIDDSFLVLMNQGDEPIEYTLPEETNELEDKTCQAWELVPELAEMVDPDGPFQPGDTLELGPHLLVALKAKR